A window of the Gossypium hirsutum isolate 1008001.06 chromosome A03, Gossypium_hirsutum_v2.1, whole genome shotgun sequence genome harbors these coding sequences:
- the LOC107935035 gene encoding uncharacterized protein isoform X2, translating to MATTPLSSHFSPLPSFSSSQSRSFPKPLLFPSSFPSSNFSKLRKTPLLVLSSNNFDAFPSRDDSGSNPIPSKSVLNVLIQDIEPLDVSLIHKDVPPTTVDAMKRTISGMFGLLPSDRFQVYIEAMWEPLSKLLVSSMMTGYTLRNAEYRFCLERNLGCDTDLEHQSSEKPNFDLQEIVLDGTKLKELSRKNDSSSESEKTTEKQFEDIEFEGLGEISPETRKYILHLQSRLPSVKKELHELKKKNEAMQMQQFVGEEKNDLLDYLRSLQPEKVVELSEPSSPELKETIHSVVHGLLATLSPRMHSKVPLSENTATGTVNIGSENCSELVEDTSLQLQPLISLTRDYLARLLFWCMLLGHYLRGLEYRLELMELLSLTSSINNNDCGDDQ from the exons ATGGCCACTACCCCTCTTTCCTCTCATTTCTCTCCTCTTCCTTCCTTCTCTTCTTCCCAATCACGTTCCTTTCCAAAACCTTTACTTTTTCCTTCCTCTTTCCCTTCTTCCAACTTTAGCAAATTACGAAAAACTCCTCTCCTTGTTTTATCTTCCAATAATTTCGATGCCTTTCCTTCACGTGATGATTCCGGTTCCAATCCTATTCCTTCTAAG TCGGTCCTCAATGTTCTGATACAGGACATAGAACCATTGGATGTTAGCCTTATCCATAAAGATGTTCCCCCTACAACTGTGGATGCCATGAAAAGGACTATTTCAGGCATGTTTGGTTTACTTCCATCTGACAGGTTTCAAGTCTATATTGAGGCAATGTGGGAACCTTTGTCGAAGTTGTTGGTTTCTTCTATGATGACTGG TTATACACTGAGGAATGCTGAATATAGGTTTTGCCTTGAAAGAAACCTTGGTTGTGACACAGATTTGGAACATCAAAGTTCAGAAAAGCCAAACTTTGACCTACAGGAGATTGTGTTAGACGGtacaaaattaaaagaacttTCAAGGAAAAATGATTCGTCATCTGAATCTGAAAAAACcactgagaagcaatttgaagatattgaatttgaaggCCTGGGTGAAATATCCCCTGAAACTCGTAAATATATTCTTCATTTGCAGTCTCGTCTACCTTCAGTGAAAAAG GAACTACAtgaattaaagaagaaaaatgaggCCATGCAAATGCAACAGTTTGTTGGGGAAGAAAAGAATGATTTACTTGACTACTTAAGATCACTACAACCCGAAAAG GTAGTTGAGCTTTCTGAACCGTCTTCCCCTGAATTGAAAGAAACTATCCACTCTGTAGTCCATGGTCTCCTTGCCACTCTTTCTCCGAGGATGCATTCCAAGGTTCCTCTGTCAGAGAACACGGCAACCGGAACTGTAAATATTGGAAGTGAAAATTGTTCCGAACTTGTTGAGGATACTTCCCTCCAGCTACAGCCGTTAATTTCCTTAACACGAGACTATCTTGCTCGTCTTCTCTTCTG GTGTATGCTACTGGGACACTACCTTAGAGGCCTCGAGTACCGTCTGGAACTAATGGAACTTTTATCCTTGACAAGCAGTATCAACAATAACGACTGTGGAGATGACCAGTGA
- the LOC107935035 gene encoding uncharacterized protein isoform X1 gives MATTPLSSHFSPLPSFSSSQSRSFPKPLLFPSSFPSSNFSKLRKTPLLVLSSNNFDAFPSRDDSGSNPIPSKKSVLNVLIQDIEPLDVSLIHKDVPPTTVDAMKRTISGMFGLLPSDRFQVYIEAMWEPLSKLLVSSMMTGYTLRNAEYRFCLERNLGCDTDLEHQSSEKPNFDLQEIVLDGTKLKELSRKNDSSSESEKTTEKQFEDIEFEGLGEISPETRKYILHLQSRLPSVKKELHELKKKNEAMQMQQFVGEEKNDLLDYLRSLQPEKVVELSEPSSPELKETIHSVVHGLLATLSPRMHSKVPLSENTATGTVNIGSENCSELVEDTSLQLQPLISLTRDYLARLLFWCMLLGHYLRGLEYRLELMELLSLTSSINNNDCGDDQ, from the exons ATGGCCACTACCCCTCTTTCCTCTCATTTCTCTCCTCTTCCTTCCTTCTCTTCTTCCCAATCACGTTCCTTTCCAAAACCTTTACTTTTTCCTTCCTCTTTCCCTTCTTCCAACTTTAGCAAATTACGAAAAACTCCTCTCCTTGTTTTATCTTCCAATAATTTCGATGCCTTTCCTTCACGTGATGATTCCGGTTCCAATCCTATTCCTTCTAAG AAGTCGGTCCTCAATGTTCTGATACAGGACATAGAACCATTGGATGTTAGCCTTATCCATAAAGATGTTCCCCCTACAACTGTGGATGCCATGAAAAGGACTATTTCAGGCATGTTTGGTTTACTTCCATCTGACAGGTTTCAAGTCTATATTGAGGCAATGTGGGAACCTTTGTCGAAGTTGTTGGTTTCTTCTATGATGACTGG TTATACACTGAGGAATGCTGAATATAGGTTTTGCCTTGAAAGAAACCTTGGTTGTGACACAGATTTGGAACATCAAAGTTCAGAAAAGCCAAACTTTGACCTACAGGAGATTGTGTTAGACGGtacaaaattaaaagaacttTCAAGGAAAAATGATTCGTCATCTGAATCTGAAAAAACcactgagaagcaatttgaagatattgaatttgaaggCCTGGGTGAAATATCCCCTGAAACTCGTAAATATATTCTTCATTTGCAGTCTCGTCTACCTTCAGTGAAAAAG GAACTACAtgaattaaagaagaaaaatgaggCCATGCAAATGCAACAGTTTGTTGGGGAAGAAAAGAATGATTTACTTGACTACTTAAGATCACTACAACCCGAAAAG GTAGTTGAGCTTTCTGAACCGTCTTCCCCTGAATTGAAAGAAACTATCCACTCTGTAGTCCATGGTCTCCTTGCCACTCTTTCTCCGAGGATGCATTCCAAGGTTCCTCTGTCAGAGAACACGGCAACCGGAACTGTAAATATTGGAAGTGAAAATTGTTCCGAACTTGTTGAGGATACTTCCCTCCAGCTACAGCCGTTAATTTCCTTAACACGAGACTATCTTGCTCGTCTTCTCTTCTG GTGTATGCTACTGGGACACTACCTTAGAGGCCTCGAGTACCGTCTGGAACTAATGGAACTTTTATCCTTGACAAGCAGTATCAACAATAACGACTGTGGAGATGACCAGTGA
- the LOC107935035 gene encoding uncharacterized protein isoform X3: MATTPLSSHFSPLPSFSSSQSRSFPKPLLFPSSFPSSNFSKLRKTPLLVLSSNNFDAFPSRDDSGSNPIPSKKSVLNVLIQDIEPLDVSLIHKDVPPTTVDAMKRTISGMFGLLPSDRFQVYIEAMWEPLSKLLVSSMMTGYTLRNAEYRFCLERNLGCDTDLEHQSSEKPNFDLQEIVLDGTKLKELSRKNDSSSESEKTTEKQFEDIEFEGLGEISPETRKYILHLQSRLPSVKKELHELKKKNEAMQMQQFVGEEKNDLLDYLRSLQPEKVVELSEPSSPELKETIHSVVHGLLATLSPRMHSKVPLSENTATGTVNIGSENCSELVEDTSLQLQPLISLTRDYLARLLFWSLGIYCIQRSLEMEADHMFIWHDIIF, encoded by the exons ATGGCCACTACCCCTCTTTCCTCTCATTTCTCTCCTCTTCCTTCCTTCTCTTCTTCCCAATCACGTTCCTTTCCAAAACCTTTACTTTTTCCTTCCTCTTTCCCTTCTTCCAACTTTAGCAAATTACGAAAAACTCCTCTCCTTGTTTTATCTTCCAATAATTTCGATGCCTTTCCTTCACGTGATGATTCCGGTTCCAATCCTATTCCTTCTAAG AAGTCGGTCCTCAATGTTCTGATACAGGACATAGAACCATTGGATGTTAGCCTTATCCATAAAGATGTTCCCCCTACAACTGTGGATGCCATGAAAAGGACTATTTCAGGCATGTTTGGTTTACTTCCATCTGACAGGTTTCAAGTCTATATTGAGGCAATGTGGGAACCTTTGTCGAAGTTGTTGGTTTCTTCTATGATGACTGG TTATACACTGAGGAATGCTGAATATAGGTTTTGCCTTGAAAGAAACCTTGGTTGTGACACAGATTTGGAACATCAAAGTTCAGAAAAGCCAAACTTTGACCTACAGGAGATTGTGTTAGACGGtacaaaattaaaagaacttTCAAGGAAAAATGATTCGTCATCTGAATCTGAAAAAACcactgagaagcaatttgaagatattgaatttgaaggCCTGGGTGAAATATCCCCTGAAACTCGTAAATATATTCTTCATTTGCAGTCTCGTCTACCTTCAGTGAAAAAG GAACTACAtgaattaaagaagaaaaatgaggCCATGCAAATGCAACAGTTTGTTGGGGAAGAAAAGAATGATTTACTTGACTACTTAAGATCACTACAACCCGAAAAG GTAGTTGAGCTTTCTGAACCGTCTTCCCCTGAATTGAAAGAAACTATCCACTCTGTAGTCCATGGTCTCCTTGCCACTCTTTCTCCGAGGATGCATTCCAAGGTTCCTCTGTCAGAGAACACGGCAACCGGAACTGTAAATATTGGAAGTGAAAATTGTTCCGAACTTGTTGAGGATACTTCCCTCCAGCTACAGCCGTTAATTTCCTTAACACGAGACTATCTTGCTCGTCTTCTCTTCTG GTCGCTCGGCATATATTGCATTCAAAGATCCTTGGAAATGGAAGCTGATCACATGTTCATATGGCATGATATTATTTTCTGA
- the LOC107935038 gene encoding thioredoxin domain-containing protein 9 homolog has translation MDHSKVQEIVEKQVLTVAKAFEDQIDEEIAALDRLDHDDLEAIRERRLQQMKKMAEKRSRWIGLGHGEYSEIPAEKDFFSIVKVSERVVCHFYRENWPCKVMDKHLSALAKQHIETRFVKIQAEKSPFLAERLKIVVLPTLALIKNAKVDDYVVGFDELGGTDEFSTEDLADRLAKVQVIFSEGESSSKPRTQTKRSVRQSSNPDSSDSD, from the exons ATGGATCATTCAAAGGTTCAAGAG ATCGTGGAGAAGCAGGTATTGACGGTGGCGAAGGCCTTCGAGGACCAGATCGACGAAGAGATTGCGGCTTTAGATCGACTGGACCATGACGATCTGGAAGCTATTAGAGAGCGGAGGTTGCAGCAGATGAAGAAGATGGCGGAGAAGCGAAGTCGTTGGATCGGTTTAGGCCATGGTGAATACTCTGAGATTCCAGCTGAGAAAGACTTCTTTTCTATTGTTAAAGTTAGTGAACGAGTCGTTTGTCACTTCTATCGCGAAAATTGGCCTTGCAAG GTAATGGACAAGCACTTGAGTGCATTGGCAAAGCAGCATATAGAGACACGTTTCGTGAAAATTCAAGCTGAGAAAAGCCCGTTCTTGGCTGAGAGGCTCAAGATTGTTGTTCTTCCTACACTTGCCCTTATCAAAAATGCCAAAGTCGATGATTATGTG GTTGGGTTTGATGAGCTCGGGGGAACAGACGAGTTTTCCACTGAAGATTTGGCGGACAGATTGGCGAAAGTTCAAGTCATCTTCTCTGAAGGCGAATCGTCATCGAAACCCAGAACACAAACCAAAAGGAGTGTCCGACAGAGCTCGAACCCAGACTCGTCCGATTCGGATTAA
- the LOC107935013 gene encoding peamaclein — protein MKILFATLLVCFLLLCSSILEPVMAQPRSPSCAGKCKARCRKAAVWERCFKYCGICCEKCKCVPSGTYGNKHECPCYRDMVTNKGRPKCP, from the exons atgaaGATCTTGTTTGCAACATTGCTGGTTTGCTTTCTTCTACTATGTTCCTCAATTTTGGAGCCAGTCATGGCACAGCCTCGGTCAC CTTCATGTGCGGGGAAATGCAAGGCGAGGTGCAGGAAAGCAGCGGTGTGGGAACGGTGTTTCAAGTACTGTGGGATATGTTGCGAGAAGTGTAAATGTGTGCCATCGGGAACTTATGGCAACAAACACGAGTGCCCTTGCTATAGAGACATGGTCACCAACAAGGGCAGGCCTAAATGCCCTTGA
- the LOC107935011 gene encoding pumilio homolog 12, whose translation MEKKDDMEGSQFPFMDMEETTSENPMVRIDNEGLYWSFIEKTAYENHLFFPPYSTPSFHQSPTHGLFQNPTGYSSQRSYPLTPNLPLPSQQSFESLEDSFRRMTLIDHNSSRLQSMRVESAARGQMGLGFPNEGFGSYDFLGASMVRPPSQRQPSFPGFDVYRQRSRSFNELPYTNPRWPMNTHWGTNNSIWGSSGSQPENPKSNLFPPMYNNRRQEWFTCSSLKELKGRISAVAKDQKGCRLLQKKFDDKIIKREEIDMVISEVKDQLHELMVHQVANYLIQKLFEVINQQQTTELLLVLVTRKQRFMEVCTDPLGTRAVQKLMLRMKSQEQISILLSVLKPIAVTLTNNIHGHHIIEQCISTFSNEDTKHIADEIANNCMDIATDKSGCCVLNQCLSHVQTEARDRMLAEIISNAFILSEHCYGNYVVQFVLGMRLRHVTSNLIMQLRGTYVSLSMNKYGSNVVEKCMKCSSEHASIIIKEIMFDIDFLKVLQDAYGNYVIQSALHVSKGDLYDKLVRFILRHYSVLHSHLFGKMVLDRVKCSKTNRV comes from the exons ATGGAGAAAAAAGATGATATGGAAGGTTCTCAATTTCCGTTCATGGACATGGAGGAAACCACCTCTGAAAACCCCATGGTGAGAATAGATAATGAAGGTTTGTACTGGTCTTTCATAGAGAAAACCGCCTATGAAAACCACCTGTTTTTTCCTCCATATTCTACCCCTAGTTTCCATCAAAGCCCTACTCATGGTCTGTTCCAAAACCCTACTGGTTATTCTTCCCAAAGATCATATCCCTTAACTCCAAACCTTCCATTACCTTCCCAACAAAGCTTTGAAAGCCTTGAAGATTCTTTTAGACGAATGACTCTTATTGATCACAATAGCTCTCGTTTACAAAGCATGAGGGTTGAATCTGCTGCGAGAGGGCAAATGGGATTAGGGTTTCCCAATGAGGGGTTTGGAAGCTATGATTTTCTAGGAGCATCTATGGTTCGACCACCGTCGCAGCGGCAACCGAGTTTTCCTGGCTTCGACGTGTATCGACAGAGGAGCCGATCTTTCAATGAATTGCCTTACACTAACCCGCGTTGGCCGATGAATACCCACTGGGGTACCAACAACTCTATATGGGGTTCTAGTGGCTCGCAACCCGAAAACCCTAAATCTAATTTATTCCCTCCAATGTACAACAATCGTCGCCAAGAATGGTTCACGTGTTCATCATTGAAGGAACTAAAAGGTAGGATCTCCGCCGTCGCCAAAGACCAAAAGGGCTGTCGTTTGTTGCAAAAGAAATTCGACGACAAAATCATCAAACGTGAAGAAATCGACATGGTTATATCCGAAGTTAAAGATCAACTTCACGAGTTAATGGTACACCAGGTCGCTAATTATCTCATCCAAAAACTCTTCGAAGTGATCAATCAACAACAAACGACCGAACTACTCCTCGTACTCGTCACTAGAAAACAAAGATTCATGGAAGTTTGCACTGATCCACTCGG gACTCGGGCGGTTCAAAAGCTTATGCTGCGGATGAAATCTCAAGAACAAATATCGATACTTTTGTCGGTTTTGAAACCTATTGCTGTTACATTGACGAACAACATCCATGGTCATCATATAATTGAACAGTGCATTTCTACTTTCTCCAATGAAGATACCAAG CATATTGCGGATGAAATAGCAAATAATTGTATGGACATTGCGACTGATAAAAGTGGGTGTTGTGTGTTGAATCAATGCTTGAGCCATGTCCAAACAGAAGCTAGGGATCGTATGCTCGCTGAAATTATATCAAATGCCTTTATTCTTTCCGAGCATTGCTATGG GAATTATGTTGTGCAATTTGTACTTGGAATGAGACTTCGTCATGTTACCTCAAACCTAATCATGCAGCTTCGAGGGACTTACGTTTCCCTTTCAATGAACAAATATGGCAGCAATGTTGTGGAGAAATGCATGAAATGTTCAAGTGAACATGCATCAATTATTATCAAAGAAATCATGTTCGACATTGATTTCTTGAAGGTCCTTCAGGATGCTTATGGAAATTATGTTATTCAATCTGCCTTGCATGTTTCCAAG GGAGATCTGTACGACAAACTTGTGAGATTCATATTAAGACATTATTCAGTTCTGCACAGTCATTTGTTTGGGAAAATGGTGTTGGACCGTGTCAAATGTAGCAAGACTAATCGTGTATGA